Proteins encoded by one window of Bacillus sp. DTU_2020_1000418_1_SI_GHA_SEK_038:
- a CDS encoding response regulator transcription factor: protein MIRIVIAEDQRMMLGALGSLLNLEDDMEVVGKASNGEEAIALVKHYKPDVCMMDIEMPEKSGLEAAEELKELDCKVIILTTFARTGYFQRALKAGVRGYLLKDSPSEDLANSIRTVMAGRRIYAPELMDDVYNEENPLTEREKAVLELVADGKNTKEIADELSIKTGTVRNYISQILDKLEVKNRIEAITQSKEKGWFK, encoded by the coding sequence ATGATTCGGATTGTCATTGCAGAGGATCAGCGCATGATGTTAGGCGCATTAGGTTCACTGCTCAATTTGGAAGATGATATGGAAGTAGTCGGAAAAGCGAGCAATGGAGAAGAAGCTATTGCCCTCGTAAAACACTATAAGCCAGACGTCTGTATGATGGATATCGAAATGCCGGAAAAAAGCGGACTTGAAGCTGCGGAAGAATTAAAAGAATTGGATTGCAAGGTCATCATCCTGACTACTTTCGCAAGAACGGGTTATTTTCAAAGAGCATTGAAGGCTGGTGTACGGGGGTATTTATTAAAGGATAGTCCAAGTGAAGATCTGGCAAACTCAATCAGAACAGTGATGGCGGGAAGAAGAATTTATGCGCCAGAATTAATGGACGATGTGTATAACGAAGAAAATCCTTTAACAGAACGGGAAAAAGCTGTGCTTGAGCTTGTGGCTGATGGAAAAAACACAAAAGAAATTGCTGATGAATTAAGTATTAAAACAGGGACTGTAAGAAATTATATCTCACAAATTCTAGATAAGCTTGAGGTTAAAAACAGAATCGAAGCCATTACTCAGTCGAAAGAAAAAGGCTGGTTTAAATGA
- a CDS encoding sensor histidine kinase: protein MVKKYLTTLKSSGIAPYIWSVFSILPFYFIFQSSSTIDIIIGIILTILFFITYRLAFISKKWPVYLWTCILICISIIMTIHFQFVYFAFYIAYYNGNIKNRIAFLTLYIIHLVATTISINYNFILRDELFLSQLPFIIIIWISVILLPFNLYNKKKQEKLEEQLEYANKRIADLVKQEERQRIARDLHDTLGQKLSLIGLKSDLARRLVYKDPEQSRNEMKDVQQTARTALNEVRKMVSQMRGIRIKEELVLIKQLLDAAQIKFICSNELKLSNVSIFLENILSMCMKEAVTNVVKHSKATECEITIEQTANEICIKIKDNGIGIGRDYDSLKGHGLLGIKERLEFVNGTLEIIEQDGTAIIMKVPSVIKQTD from the coding sequence ATGGTAAAAAAGTATTTAACAACGTTAAAAAGCTCAGGAATTGCTCCATATATTTGGAGTGTTTTTAGTATTCTGCCTTTTTATTTTATTTTTCAATCCTCATCAACAATCGATATCATAATTGGAATCATCTTGACCATTCTCTTTTTTATCACTTATCGGCTTGCTTTTATTTCTAAGAAGTGGCCAGTTTATTTATGGACTTGTATACTTATTTGTATCTCCATTATCATGACTATTCACTTTCAGTTTGTCTATTTTGCTTTTTATATTGCCTACTATAATGGAAATATTAAAAATCGCATCGCATTTTTAACGCTTTATATCATCCATTTAGTAGCCACAACCATTTCGATTAATTATAACTTTATCCTGAGGGATGAGCTTTTTTTAAGTCAATTGCCATTTATCATTATTATTTGGATTAGTGTCATTCTTCTTCCATTCAATTTGTATAATAAGAAAAAACAAGAGAAGCTTGAAGAGCAGCTTGAATATGCCAATAAGAGAATCGCAGACCTGGTGAAACAGGAAGAGCGTCAGCGAATTGCCCGTGATTTACATGATACTCTAGGGCAAAAGCTTTCACTCATTGGTTTAAAAAGTGATTTAGCTAGAAGACTAGTTTATAAAGATCCAGAACAGTCACGAAATGAAATGAAGGATGTTCAGCAAACAGCGAGAACAGCTTTAAATGAAGTAAGGAAAATGGTTTCTCAAATGAGAGGAATACGGATAAAAGAGGAGCTCGTCCTAATAAAGCAGCTCCTAGATGCAGCACAAATCAAATTCATTTGCAGCAATGAACTAAAGCTTTCAAATGTATCCATCTTTCTTGAAAATATTCTCAGCATGTGTATGAAGGAAGCAGTAACAAATGTTGTAAAACATAGTAAGGCTACTGAATGCGAAATCACGATTGAGCAAACGGCGAATGAGATTTGTATAAAAATTAAAGATAACGGAATTGGTATTGGAAGAGATTATGACTCATTAAAAGGGCACGGATTACTTGGAATTAAGGAACGGCTGGAATTTGTCAACGGCACATTAGAAATCATTGAACAAGATGGGACTGCCATTATCATGAAAGTTCCAAGTGTTATTAAGCAGACAGATTAG
- a CDS encoding fatty acid desaturase — MTKQKQINLRKQMAPYEKANLKASVWQMINTLIPFGVLWFIAYKSLSVSYLLTLAIAVVAAGFLVRIFIIFHDCCHYSFFKNRTANKIVGTITGVITIFPFSQWQHDHSVHHATSSNLDKRGVGDIWMLTVDEYIAASFWQRLGYRLYRNPLVMFGLGPIYQFLIVNRFNRKGARMKERLNTYLTNISIVALYSVMCWAIGWEAFVLVQAPIFLISGAAGIWLFYVQHTFEDSYFEADEHWEYVKAAVEGSSFYKLPKVLQWMTGNIGFHHVHHLSPRVPNYKLEEAHNNTEPLRNVPTVSLKTSLQSLRFRLWDELNKKFITYKEASYYMKERNEREKQLNIIK; from the coding sequence ATGACCAAACAAAAGCAAATTAATTTAAGAAAACAGATGGCTCCTTACGAAAAAGCAAATTTGAAAGCCAGTGTTTGGCAAATGATAAATACTCTGATTCCTTTTGGTGTATTATGGTTTATTGCATATAAAAGTTTATCTGTTTCCTATTTACTAACGCTTGCAATTGCTGTTGTAGCTGCTGGTTTCTTAGTCCGGATTTTCATTATTTTTCATGATTGCTGCCACTACTCTTTCTTTAAAAATCGAACCGCTAATAAAATTGTAGGCACGATTACAGGGGTCATCACCATTTTTCCATTCAGCCAATGGCAGCACGACCACTCTGTCCATCATGCCACAAGCAGTAATTTAGATAAGCGCGGTGTAGGAGATATTTGGATGCTTACGGTAGATGAGTATATCGCTGCATCTTTCTGGCAACGTTTAGGTTATCGATTATATCGCAATCCACTTGTTATGTTCGGCCTTGGTCCGATTTATCAGTTTCTAATTGTTAATCGTTTTAACAGAAAAGGTGCAAGAATGAAGGAGCGCTTAAATACTTATTTAACAAATATTTCGATTGTCGCATTGTATAGTGTGATGTGCTGGGCAATTGGATGGGAAGCGTTTGTCCTAGTTCAGGCTCCAATTTTCTTAATATCCGGTGCTGCAGGTATATGGCTTTTTTACGTCCAGCATACATTTGAAGATTCTTATTTTGAGGCAGATGAGCACTGGGAGTATGTAAAGGCCGCGGTTGAAGGAAGTTCTTTTTATAAGCTTCCTAAGGTACTGCAGTGGATGACAGGTAATATCGGATTTCACCATGTCCACCATTTAAGCCCGAGAGTGCCTAACTATAAATTAGAAGAAGCACATAATAATACTGAGCCACTACGGAACGTTCCAACTGTTTCATTAAAGACAAGCTTACAATCTTTACGTTTTAGGCTTTGGGATGAACTTAATAAAAAGTTTATTACGTATAAAGAGGCTTCTTATTACATGAAGGAACGAAACGAAAGAGAGAAACAGCTTAATATCATTAAATAA
- a CDS encoding DUF1002 domain-containing protein, with protein sequence MLKNLTKWMMIGFVFLFAANLGTNALAANGNNNEESINEKFGLPIVVYGEKLSSAQKEEVRKLLGVKDTSQVTEITVTGDDLVTYIKGDKRANMYSSAKITRKDAGEGLVIKQVTPENITEVTDEMYANALLTAGIQDAVVEVASPVKVSGHSALVGIYKAYDEGNGEGLNTDHTEVANEELNLATQLAKKEGMDQDKITELLTEIKKEIANQKPATKEEIEQIITDQLKSLEIQLSEQDRQLLIDLFEKMRSLNINFDNVQSQLEDISKDIKQRIEEAVGDKGFLQAVSDFFKNLIDSIKSIFS encoded by the coding sequence ATGTTAAAGAATTTAACGAAATGGATGATGATTGGATTCGTTTTTTTATTTGCAGCCAATCTCGGTACAAATGCGCTCGCGGCTAATGGGAACAATAACGAGGAAAGCATTAATGAGAAATTCGGACTCCCAATTGTTGTATATGGGGAGAAATTATCCTCTGCCCAAAAGGAAGAGGTACGAAAATTATTAGGCGTTAAAGACACAAGTCAAGTAACTGAAATAACGGTAACTGGAGATGATTTGGTCACCTATATTAAAGGGGACAAGCGTGCGAATATGTATTCCTCCGCAAAAATCACTCGAAAAGACGCGGGGGAAGGGCTTGTCATCAAACAAGTTACTCCTGAAAATATTACAGAAGTAACGGATGAAATGTATGCCAATGCTCTTTTAACGGCAGGGATACAGGATGCAGTTGTTGAAGTGGCATCTCCAGTGAAGGTTTCAGGACATTCGGCATTGGTCGGTATATACAAAGCCTATGATGAAGGAAATGGAGAAGGTTTAAATACCGACCATACTGAGGTTGCCAATGAGGAGCTAAACCTTGCTACTCAATTAGCAAAAAAAGAAGGCATGGATCAGGATAAAATTACTGAGCTTCTGACAGAAATCAAAAAAGAAATAGCCAATCAAAAGCCAGCAACGAAGGAAGAAATTGAACAAATTATAACTGATCAATTAAAATCACTTGAAATTCAATTGAGTGAACAGGATCGTCAGCTGCTCATTGATTTATTCGAAAAAATGCGCAGTTTAAATATTAACTTTGACAATGTCCAATCCCAGCTTGAAGATATTTCAAAGGATATTAAGCAGCGCATTGAAGAAGCTGTAGGTGATAAAGGGTTTCTGCAGGCCGTTTCTGACTTTTTTAAGAATCTAATCGACAGTATTAAGAGTATTTTTTCTTGA
- a CDS encoding branched-chain amino acid aminotransferase — protein MLKSKFKEFMLNEQPNIVLSKEEINYAKKQQLITEEMIVTEKNDASLFNDAYIERSNKETEELLAEESAEFLNQPINYLNTHKNEFIYIEASRFDIVSTDSLCLEVDDVFGTYEAMLGLKLQKKHEKTIKSFLTNELAGEAKFSLLFSQADGLWEFNFALNGVNGFHEEMTISEACKLVYLFLIKLIWAVEEKGNK, from the coding sequence ATGCTAAAGTCAAAATTCAAAGAATTTATGTTAAACGAACAGCCAAATATAGTCTTATCTAAGGAAGAAATAAACTATGCCAAGAAACAGCAACTGATTACTGAAGAAATGATTGTTACAGAAAAAAATGATGCTTCACTATTCAACGATGCATATATTGAACGCAGTAACAAGGAAACAGAGGAACTACTTGCTGAAGAATCTGCAGAATTTTTGAATCAGCCAATAAACTATTTAAATACACATAAGAATGAATTTATTTACATTGAAGCTAGCCGATTTGATATTGTTAGCACAGATTCTTTATGTTTAGAAGTGGATGATGTATTTGGTACATATGAAGCAATGTTAGGTTTAAAACTGCAAAAAAAGCATGAAAAGACAATTAAGAGTTTTTTAACGAATGAATTAGCAGGAGAGGCAAAATTTAGTTTATTGTTTTCACAAGCAGACGGATTATGGGAGTTCAATTTTGCTCTTAATGGTGTTAATGGATTTCATGAAGAAATGACTATTAGTGAGGCATGCAAGCTAGTGTACTTATTCTTAATTAAGCTTATTTGGGCAGTAGAAGAAAAGGGTAATAAGTGA
- a CDS encoding DEAD/DEAH box helicase, with product MPKFMSLGISNDLIESLQHYGITNPTLIQEQAIPFALEGNDIIAQSETGSGKTLAFILPIIEKIEPYSSTIQALIVTPTRELALQITDEIEKLISKIDGVEVLAVYGGQDVDKQLKKLKKNVQIVVGTPGRLLDHISRDTVQLSNVSYLVLDEADQMLHIGFLKEVEDIIKETSAKRQTMLFSATVPAEIRKLAKKYMRDPKYIQVEKRQGPAKNINQVAIHTTDRAKQGTLIQLIETHRPYLAVIFCRTKRRVSKLFEVLKSKGYNCDELHGDISQAKREQAMKRFRDAKTQFLIATDVAARGLDVDGVTHVFNYDIPQDSESYVHRIGRTGRAGMNGLAITLYSSADRGTLDLIEKELNITIKKQNIGNTDKKDEDKNRSKTIQDRNNSGKPRKKQNDRESKQSTKSKKHNFKAIMEPKPFKGKPSKKKRPTMKQRRP from the coding sequence TTGCCTAAATTTATGTCATTAGGTATTTCGAATGATTTAATCGAATCATTACAACATTACGGCATCACTAATCCAACACTTATACAAGAACAAGCGATTCCTTTTGCATTAGAAGGAAACGATATCATTGCTCAGTCCGAAACGGGATCGGGGAAAACGCTTGCCTTTATATTGCCAATCATTGAAAAGATTGAACCATACTCCTCAACTATTCAAGCATTAATTGTTACACCCACAAGGGAATTGGCACTGCAAATTACAGATGAAATTGAAAAATTAATTTCAAAAATAGATGGAGTAGAGGTATTAGCGGTTTACGGCGGGCAAGATGTGGACAAACAGCTGAAAAAACTTAAGAAAAATGTTCAAATTGTTGTTGGTACACCAGGGCGCTTATTAGACCATATTAGTAGGGATACCGTGCAATTATCTAATGTTTCTTATCTCGTTCTCGATGAAGCTGATCAAATGCTTCATATCGGGTTTCTAAAAGAAGTGGAAGACATTATTAAGGAAACCTCTGCTAAACGTCAAACAATGTTATTCTCTGCGACCGTACCAGCAGAAATTAGGAAGCTTGCTAAAAAGTATATGAGGGATCCAAAGTACATACAAGTAGAGAAAAGACAAGGACCAGCGAAAAATATTAATCAAGTGGCCATTCACACAACTGACCGCGCGAAACAAGGAACGCTTATTCAACTAATCGAAACTCATCGGCCATACTTAGCCGTTATTTTTTGCCGAACGAAAAGAAGGGTCAGCAAGCTATTCGAAGTGCTCAAATCAAAAGGGTATAACTGTGACGAACTGCATGGCGATATATCACAAGCAAAGCGGGAGCAAGCTATGAAACGCTTTAGGGATGCTAAAACTCAGTTCCTCATCGCAACGGATGTCGCAGCACGTGGACTAGATGTTGATGGTGTAACCCATGTATTTAATTATGATATTCCTCAGGATTCCGAAAGTTATGTTCACCGTATTGGCCGGACTGGCAGAGCAGGTATGAATGGCTTGGCGATTACGCTATACTCATCTGCAGACAGAGGAACTCTTGATCTCATTGAAAAAGAGCTTAACATTACAATTAAAAAACAAAATATAGGAAATACGGATAAAAAGGATGAGGATAAAAATCGTTCGAAAACAATTCAGGATAGAAATAACTCGGGAAAGCCAAGAAAAAAACAAAATGATCGTGAATCAAAACAATCCACAAAATCAAAAAAACACAATTTCAAAGCAATAATGGAGCCAAAACCATTCAAAGGGAAGCCTTCCAAAAAGAAACGTCCAACTATGAAACAAAGGAGACCGTGA
- a CDS encoding Ger(x)C family spore germination protein, with amino-acid sequence MRKINSLLFLSILVLTGCWDQNLLKEVSLINSAAFDLEDTKKISTTVSIRTLQGSEGAGEQKARTETFTENDHTPRGARDKIDLEVSKKIESSKLQVLLVGEELARKEFYSTLDVFYRDPKNALNAKVALVKGKAKEVLKLGSETDLFIGEYLSDLLSSAEEATMLKNNDIQSIGTIILDPGQDITIPIIHRIDHKTAKVMGTAMFDGKKYSGMDLNKDDTVLFYLLKGHLSKLARFTEKVNDTESIKDYITFDISDVKRNLSIEAKNPSAIHVHLSLELKAKVVEYPHDVLDSQKEIHKLNSILSKKLTDQAEKVIQQLQEANCDGLGIGRRMIALHHKIWKELDWQSMYPTITFNPDVKVKIIQKGIIS; translated from the coding sequence ATGCGAAAGATAAATAGTCTTTTATTCCTTTCAATTCTTGTGTTAACAGGATGCTGGGATCAGAATTTATTAAAGGAAGTAAGCTTGATTAATAGTGCAGCTTTTGATTTAGAGGATACGAAAAAAATTTCTACGACTGTCTCCATTCGAACTTTACAAGGCTCTGAAGGGGCAGGTGAACAGAAGGCTAGAACAGAAACATTTACGGAAAATGATCATACACCTCGCGGGGCCCGAGACAAAATTGATTTGGAGGTTTCCAAAAAAATAGAATCATCCAAATTACAGGTTCTCCTAGTTGGTGAGGAGCTTGCTAGAAAAGAATTCTACTCGACTTTAGATGTTTTTTATCGAGATCCAAAAAACGCTCTAAATGCCAAAGTAGCATTGGTAAAAGGTAAAGCAAAAGAAGTGTTAAAATTAGGAAGCGAAACTGATTTATTTATCGGTGAATATCTCTCTGATTTATTATCAAGTGCCGAAGAGGCAACTATGTTGAAAAATAATGATATTCAATCCATCGGCACAATCATCTTAGATCCAGGCCAAGATATTACCATTCCGATTATTCATCGTATTGACCATAAGACTGCCAAAGTAATGGGTACTGCAATGTTTGATGGCAAAAAATACTCAGGAATGGATTTAAATAAGGATGATACTGTACTATTTTACCTGTTAAAGGGCCATCTTTCAAAATTGGCGAGATTTACTGAGAAAGTCAATGATACGGAAAGTATCAAAGATTATATAACCTTTGATATTTCAGATGTCAAAAGAAATTTATCGATTGAAGCGAAGAACCCCTCTGCTATTCATGTTCATTTAAGTCTTGAATTAAAAGCAAAAGTAGTTGAATATCCACATGATGTTTTGGATTCACAAAAGGAAATTCATAAACTTAATAGCATTCTCTCAAAAAAGCTGACTGACCAAGCAGAAAAAGTAATACAACAGCTCCAAGAAGCAAATTGTGATGGTCTGGGTATCGGGAGAAGAATGATCGCTTTGCACCACAAAATATGGAAGGAGCTTGATTGGCAATCCATGTATCCAACGATTACTTTTAACCCGGACGTGAAAGTAAAAATTATACAAAAGGGGATCATTAGTTAG
- a CDS encoding GerAB/ArcD/ProY family transporter: MKNKTKKISPAQLFFFIIQTQIGVGILSLPYSMAQASKIDGWISLILGGIGVQIFIILYYIIMKKFPNKKVKEIVEILFGKIIRKLFEIGLLFYSLIVGVLIINLYKRILDIWVLPETPNWIISLLLVVCCYFLAKEEIRVIARFYVIVSLLLFIFLGLIIYSFKDANIFYIMPVGSSGWKDILFGTKDAIIALLGFEIIMFLTAMTSGTLKLKIKFITAANIVVTIFYLLATIACFLFFSPVDILLIPETLLYLIKAFSFKIIERPDLLFLIIWIVSVFTSFVSYVFWGADCIKGIFRSEKSSVNTLIMLAIIYFAGLIPLDTEQSMNQFAKYASYAGYMIVSIPFILLPFVLYSRKGQQLHAKDK, encoded by the coding sequence ATGAAAAATAAAACAAAGAAAATATCGCCTGCCCAGCTATTCTTCTTCATTATTCAAACACAAATAGGCGTTGGTATTTTATCATTACCATATTCAATGGCTCAAGCATCAAAAATTGATGGCTGGATCTCACTTATCTTAGGTGGAATCGGTGTACAAATTTTTATTATCCTATATTATATTATTATGAAAAAATTCCCAAATAAAAAAGTGAAAGAGATTGTAGAGATATTATTCGGAAAAATTATAAGGAAATTATTCGAAATTGGTCTATTATTTTATTCATTAATAGTAGGCGTTCTTATTATTAATTTATACAAAAGAATTCTTGATATTTGGGTTTTGCCCGAAACGCCTAACTGGATTATTTCCTTATTATTGGTCGTGTGTTGTTATTTTTTAGCCAAAGAAGAAATACGTGTGATTGCAAGATTTTATGTTATCGTATCTCTGCTACTATTTATCTTTCTAGGGTTGATCATATATTCTTTTAAGGATGCTAATATTTTTTATATTATGCCTGTTGGAAGCTCTGGCTGGAAGGACATATTATTTGGCACAAAGGATGCGATTATTGCTCTGCTGGGATTTGAAATAATCATGTTTTTAACGGCGATGACATCAGGTACCTTAAAACTAAAAATCAAATTTATTACAGCTGCAAATATAGTCGTGACAATTTTCTATTTGTTAGCAACTATCGCTTGCTTTTTATTTTTCAGTCCTGTTGACATCCTTTTAATACCAGAAACTTTACTATATTTAATTAAAGCATTTTCATTCAAAATAATTGAACGACCAGATCTTCTTTTTTTAATTATTTGGATTGTTTCTGTATTTACATCATTTGTTTCATATGTGTTCTGGGGAGCAGATTGTATAAAAGGAATTTTCAGAAGCGAAAAGTCATCTGTAAATACATTAATTATGTTAGCGATCATTTATTTTGCTGGACTTATTCCATTAGATACTGAACAGTCAATGAATCAATTTGCTAAGTATGCGTCCTATGCAGGATATATGATAGTCTCCATTCCATTCATTCTATTGCCATTTGTTCTTTATAGCAGAAAGGGGCAACAGCTGCATGCGAAAGATAAATAG
- a CDS encoding spore germination protein — protein sequence MHGHRNNLMDQIKETFIESSDFSFKTLYIKDSAIDILFFSSLVSSEKLTETFIPLMTRLEGYLFHEYLHNIKSIQTKDFQIAVDMLLSGHIGILTATKDEIFLVNMTEPVQRSIEEPKSELIVRGSHEGFVERLNTNLHMIRTLINNRDLVVHLIELGTKTKTRSAIIYRNDIVNQEILTEVKRRLSYMNIETDVIISPGFIEEFIEDDPFTVFPQILYTERPDRVGDNIMDGRIAIMTEGSPAALIVPVTFFSFYQSPDDYNSRWTTATFIRLLRMVSFVIAITFPSIYIGVVSFHLEVLPNELIIPMQNAVEDIPYPPIIEAFIMELTIELIREAGIRLPTPISQTIGIVGGLVIGDAVVKAGIVSNIMIVVVAITAISSFVVPSNELSAAVRLLRFPLMLISATFGFIGLVFGFMLILIKLCKQESFGVPYFYPVAPFRVNGLKDSIVRLPLWLMNNRPQDTMTKRQKKINWVRGWDKDEK from the coding sequence TTGCATGGACACAGAAACAATCTAATGGATCAGATAAAAGAAACATTTATAGAATCAAGTGATTTTTCATTTAAAACTCTGTATATCAAGGATTCGGCAATTGATATTTTGTTTTTTTCAAGTTTAGTCTCAAGCGAGAAATTAACAGAAACATTCATCCCTTTAATGACAAGACTTGAGGGATATCTTTTTCATGAATATCTGCATAATATTAAAAGCATTCAAACAAAAGACTTTCAAATAGCTGTAGATATGCTTCTAAGCGGCCATATCGGGATTCTAACAGCAACGAAGGATGAAATATTCCTTGTAAATATGACTGAGCCTGTACAAAGATCGATTGAGGAGCCAAAGTCCGAATTAATTGTTCGAGGTTCCCATGAAGGATTTGTAGAAAGATTAAATACTAATCTTCATATGATTAGAACACTTATTAATAATAGAGATTTAGTTGTACATTTAATAGAGCTTGGAACGAAAACAAAGACGAGATCAGCTATTATTTATCGAAATGACATTGTTAATCAGGAGATATTAACGGAAGTAAAAAGAAGACTTTCTTATATGAATATCGAGACAGATGTAATCATTAGTCCAGGCTTTATTGAGGAATTTATTGAGGACGATCCATTCACTGTATTTCCCCAAATATTGTACACAGAAAGACCCGATCGTGTTGGGGACAACATTATGGATGGCCGAATTGCCATTATGACTGAAGGAAGTCCTGCTGCATTAATTGTTCCAGTAACATTTTTCTCTTTTTATCAATCACCCGATGATTATAATAGCAGGTGGACTACGGCAACCTTTATTCGTTTATTAAGAATGGTCAGTTTTGTAATTGCCATCACTTTTCCATCTATTTATATTGGAGTAGTTTCCTTTCATTTGGAAGTATTGCCAAATGAGTTAATTATTCCTATGCAAAATGCAGTTGAAGATATACCTTATCCTCCCATCATTGAAGCTTTTATTATGGAATTAACAATTGAATTAATTCGGGAGGCAGGAATTAGGCTACCTACTCCAATTAGCCAAACCATTGGCATTGTTGGTGGATTAGTCATCGGTGACGCTGTAGTAAAAGCAGGCATTGTATCTAACATAATGATCGTTGTTGTAGCGATAACTGCCATTTCATCCTTTGTTGTCCCCTCGAATGAACTAAGTGCTGCTGTGAGATTATTAAGGTTTCCCCTAATGCTTATTTCCGCAACATTTGGATTCATTGGCTTAGTGTTCGGTTTCATGTTAATACTGATAAAACTATGTAAGCAGGAATCCTTCGGTGTACCATATTTTTATCCTGTTGCCCCGTTTAGAGTTAATGGATTAAAGGATTCCATCGTTCGATTGCCTTTATGGCTTATGAATAATCGACCTCAAGACACAATGACAAAAAGACAGAAAAAAATTAATTGGGTCAGAGGCTGGGATAAAGATGAAAAATAA
- a CDS encoding ABC transporter ATP-binding protein: protein MLKVTNIETFYGKIQALKGINLEVEQGKIVTLLGANGAGKTTTMKTIAGLLKPQSGKIEFLSEDVTGLRPDQLLQKGISLVPEGRAILGSMSVMENLEMGAYQRKDNEITKDIENVMDHFPILRERKDQLGGTLSGGQQQMLAIARALLSRPKLLLLDEPSMGLAPLIVADIFKIIKEIKDEGTTVLLVEQNAKQALKIADYGYVMETGKIIISGKASDLLEDPRVVEAYLGKKSS, encoded by the coding sequence GTGCTTAAAGTGACTAATATTGAGACGTTTTATGGAAAAATCCAAGCTTTAAAGGGCATTAATTTAGAAGTAGAGCAGGGGAAAATTGTTACATTGCTCGGAGCAAACGGAGCAGGGAAAACAACGACAATGAAAACTATTGCCGGGTTATTAAAGCCTCAATCTGGAAAAATTGAGTTTTTGAGTGAGGATGTGACTGGGTTAAGACCTGACCAGCTCCTACAAAAAGGAATATCCCTTGTTCCTGAAGGCAGAGCCATTCTTGGCAGCATGTCTGTAATGGAAAACCTAGAAATGGGCGCTTATCAGCGAAAGGATAATGAAATCACCAAGGATATCGAAAATGTGATGGATCATTTTCCGATTTTACGAGAAAGAAAGGACCAGCTAGGCGGAACACTTTCCGGCGGGCAGCAGCAAATGCTTGCGATCGCACGCGCCTTACTTTCACGGCCTAAGCTGCTTCTCCTTGATGAGCCTTCGATGGGCCTTGCTCCATTAATTGTAGCGGATATATTTAAAATTATTAAAGAAATTAAAGACGAGGGAACTACTGTTCTGCTTGTTGAACAAAATGCCAAGCAAGCATTGAAAATTGCTGACTATGGGTATGTCATGGAAACCGGGAAAATCATCATCAGCGGCAAGGCCTCTGATCTTTTAGAGGACCCTCGTGTAGTTGAAGCATACCTTGGAAAGAAATCAAGTTAA